One region of Tachysurus fulvidraco isolate hzauxx_2018 chromosome 9, HZAU_PFXX_2.0, whole genome shotgun sequence genomic DNA includes:
- the ap3m2 gene encoding AP-3 complex subunit mu-2, with translation MIHSLFLVNSTGDIFLEKHWKSVVSRSVCDYFFEAQERASEPENVPPVIPTPHHYLINVLRHRIYFVAVIQSEVPPLFVIEFLHRVVDTFQDYFGVCSEAAIKDNVVVVYELLEEMLDNGFPLATESNILKELIKPPTILRTVVNTITGSTNVGEQLPTGQLSVVPWRRTGVKYTNNEAYFDVVEEIDAIIDKSGSTITAEIQGVIDACVKLTGMPDLTLSFMNPRLLDDVSFHPCVRFKRWEAERILSFIPPDGNFRLLSYHVSSQNLVAIPVYVKHNISFREGSSQGRFDLTLGPKQTMGKVVESVLVSSQLPRSVLNASLNPSQGTYTFDPVTKLLTWDVGKINPQKLPSLKGTMCLQTGASKPDENPTINIQLKIQQMAISGLKVNRLDMYGEKYKPFKGIKYMTKAGKFQVRT, from the exons ATGATCCACAGTTTGTTCCTGGTGAACTCCACGGGAGACATCTTCCTGGAGAAGCACTGGAAGAGCGTGGTGAGCCGCTCGGTGTGCGATTACTTCTTCGAGGCGCAGGAGCGAGCCAGCGAGCCGGAGAACGTTCCGCCGGTGATCCCGACGCCGCACCACTACCTCATCAACGTGCTCCGGCATCGCATCTACTTCGTAGCTGTGATCCAGAGCGAGGTTCCTCCTCTGTTCGTCATCGAGTTCCTGCATCGTGTCGTCGATACGTTTCAG GACTATTTTGGCGTGTGCTCCGAGGCGGCCATTAAAGACAACGTGGTGGTGGTGTACGAGCTGCTGGAGGAGATGCTGGATAACGGGTTCCCCCTGGCCACAGAATCCAACATATTGAAAGAGCTGATTAAACCTCCGACCATCCTGCGCACCGTCGTCAACACCATCACAG GAAGCACTAATGTCGGGGAGCAGCTCCCTACGGGTCAGCTCTCTGTGGTGCCGTGGAGACGCACCGGAGTCAAATACACCAACAACGAGGCTTACTTCGACGTGGTGGAAGAGATCGACGCCATCATCGACAAGTCAG GTTCTACAATCACAGCAGAGATCCAGGGTGTGATTGATGCGTGTGTGAAGCTGACAGGGATGCCAGATCTCACCCTGTCCTTTATG AATCCCCGGCTGTTGGACGACGTGAGTTTCCACCCGTGTGTCCGCTTTAAACGTTGGGAAGCCGAGCGAATTCTGTCCTTCATCCCTCCAGACGGAAACTTCCGGCTGCTCTCCTACCACGTCAGCTCTCAGAA TCTGGTGGCCATCCCAGTCTATGTTAAACACAACATCTCGTTCCGTGAGGGCAGCTCTCAGGGCCGCTTCGACCTCACTCTCGGCCCCAAACAGACCATGGGGAAGGTCGTGGAGTCGGTCCTGGTGAGCAGTCAGCTCCCACGCAGCGTCCTGAACGCCAGCCTCAACCCTTCACAGGGCACCTACACCTTCGACCCCGTCACCAAG ctcctgACGTGGGACGTCGGGAAGATCAACCCTCAGAAGCTGCCGAGTCTGAAGGGCACCATGTGTCTGCAGACCGGAGCCTCCAAACCAGACGAGAATCCGACCATCAACATCCAGCTGAAGATCCAGCAGATGGCCATCTCAG GTCTGAAGGTAAATCGGTTGGACATGTACGGCGAGAAATACAAACCGTTCAAAGGCATCAAGTACATGACCAAGGCGGGGAAATTCCAGGTGCGGACCTAA